The Prunus dulcis chromosome 5, ALMONDv2, whole genome shotgun sequence genomic sequence ATCAGGCTTCATGGATGAGCTTGCTATTGTCACTCATGCTTCTGAATGTCTTCCCTCAGATGAGCAGGTCTGACTTTCAAGTGATTGCCCATATTATATTCGGGTGCTGATATGTCCTATTCATCTTTTTAAACTTAAGAAATGTGGATTTATAAAATTCGAACACTATAAGTCCAGAAGTGCGTGTTGATACTATTGACATAAGTTCTAATAAAATCGATCAATTTTCCTCTTGTTAAAGAGCTGTCACCCACTCACTCCAGTAGGAAGATACATATGTGCTGGCTGATGGTTTAACTTGTTATCTCGTACTATTTTATGTGCTGAAATGAATTACTTTTTCTTCTGAACATGCAGATGCTTGAATATAGAGTGCTTAACATAACTAATGGGAGCCAGCCTCTTAGAGGACGTCTGCCTTTGACTCCTGGTTCACATCTAACATGGTTTGGGTTTAGTGAAGAAGGGCAATTAAGCTCCTATGATTCCAAGGTACTTTCACTCTATTTTAAAGTAATTCTATTACTACGAGTTAAAAACTGCTCTTGAAATTGGATATAAAGTCTCTATCATTTTATTTGATAGGGTGTGCTCAGAGTTTTTACAAGCCAATATGGTGGCAGTTGGCTCCCACTCTTCAGGTTCAAGATTCCTCTGATAAAGAACATATATAGAATGCTTCTCTAAATAAAAATCTTCTGATATTGGATTCTGTCACTTGATTTATAACAAAAATCTATTATGCAGTGCTAGTAAAGAGAAGTCAGATGAAAATTATTGGGTGGTTGGGTTGAATGCAAGCAAATTGTTTTGTATAGTTTGCAAAAGTCCAGACTTATACCCGCAGGTAGGGATGGCTCACCACCTCCTTCCTCTCAAAATTTTCCTTTGTAAATCATTTCTTGACCATCCTACTTTTTCAGGTGATACCCAAACCAGTCCTCACTCCGCTAAACTTTTCATTTCCTCTAGCATCCTCTGATCTAGGAGCAGATGCTCTTGAAAATGAGTTTATGCTAAACAACATGCACCTCGTACAGGTGCGTCCTTTCATCCTCACCTCCTAGAGTTTATTGTCTGTCATGcaaacttttcaaatttttagcTTGTTCTATGTCCTGCTCTATGCCTGTTCTGCTTACTGCTGGTCGGTGGCTGAGATGATCACATGAATGTAACTTTACAGGTTCAAAAGCAAATAGAAGTGGCTGGTGCTGGTTTGGACACCACTTCACTTGACGATGAAGCTTTCAATACAGAAGCAGCTCAAGATAGATGTATCTTAAAGCTTATTGCATCCTGCTGCAATGGTGAGTCTTTTACAGTCAATGCAACATCAATTTTATAATCTTGATTCaacaaaatggaaaatgtTGTGAGTATTGAAATGCTTGCTTGTGGTGGTTATTTCAGGAGATAAGCTTGTGAGAGCCACTGAACTTGTGAAGCTTCTATCCCTGGAAAAATCAGTAAGGGGTGCAATTAAGCTTGTTACTGTTCTGAAGCTCCCTAACTTGGCTGAAAGGTTCAATAACATATTGGAGGTAAGGTTTCAATATCGAACTATGACTGTGCATATCTCCACTTAGAGTTAGCCACATTGGAAACCAATCTGTTTCCATTTTCATCCTGCAGTTTCTTATGATCTCTTATAAATTCTAACAGGAAAGGTTGCTCAATGAAAGTAAAAGAGCCTTTGAAACCACTTTGCTTAACTCAAACTGCAATGCATCCTCGATCACGAATGACATTGCACCCAGCAAGACAATTTTCTCTACCGAGCAGAGTAAGTTGCCAGGGAATGACATTCcattatcatcatcaaaacTGTCGGCTCCCTTATTTACAAAGAAAGCCAAAATACAAGAAGCTAAAGTTGGGATagagaaaacagaagaaaaacaagccGCAATGGTGGCTGATCTTGGGAAGGTAAAAACTACAGAGGGGAAAAATGGTGCAAAGTTGAACAATGCAGGAGACATGAAGAAGGTAGGGGAAACGTCTCAGCCACAATCACCTGCCCCATCAAATGATCAAGAGAAAGTGAAGAAGGCAGAAGTAACTCGACGAGCATCTAATCCATTCatgaagaaattgatcaaGTAAGGTAAGGTCCTCTCAGTTCACTAATTAATTACAAGGAGTTTGAATGCATAGCTTAGAGATGAGATTTGCTAATACCATCTGGGATTAACATTCAAGTAATACGACCCAGACAAgaatttctcaattttttctttccttttttctatATAGAGTCGCATCGCATGTATTAAGGATGCGTCACATCATTAGTGTGTGCTATGTAATTATGTAAACATCAGAGCCTCtattcttcatttttattttattttattatttttaatagtaaaaatagatcttttttttttttttttgaagtgaGATCATTTTCTTAAAGTGCTATATATTTGGGACTAATTAAAATTGTGACCTCACATACCCGTTTCATTTAATGTAAGAATTATTGGGCCTAAAATTGTTGTGGGCTCAGAATGGGCCACCTAAAACGATCATGAACCAACCTAGGTTGATTCAAGAAGCAGATTAAATGTGGCCATGGttgaccaaaagaaaaaaatatgtggCCATGGTTATAAGAAAACTTGACTGTTTCGGATATGTCCTTATGTAATTAATTCATGATGGAGTTGAAATTGGAGATATTGAGTGAAGTTTAGTTCCAGAAATTGGAATTCTTAGTGTGAAGAGCCAATATATTTTTATCCatctattttctatttttgtcgTTGTTTTCGCTTGCGCTAAATTAACTTGCATCTTCCCCTTCAAAGTTAGCAGGTTATTATTGTAACTCAGCAATAAATTCATGTTAATATCTTATATGCGAATTCAGTGAGTGACATACAGCCAAACACTTCTCCCTCTCGTTCGGGAGGGGAcacaaaaaaaaggtaaaaatcCAAACCACACACGTCTATTTTGCAAAGAAAGAGGGGTTCGGCCGTAATTTCACTGTTGCTACATTACAAACTTTAAAACCCTCAAATTTTGGTCGATTCACCAAGCATACCAGAACCGAACCCGAAGAAAATTACATGTCAATGGCAGAGGTCGCCTTCCTTCACCTCCACGACCCAGACGACGAACCTCACCAAACCTTAACCCTAGACCCCCTCCCCAACTGGGCCCACCACGACTTCGACCTCTACTCCTCCGATCTCGAATTCCCGCCCTCCGATCGCTCCCTCCGCGCCCACATCCTCACCGTCCACGAAGACGAAGACGAAGACGAAGACTGCGACGACCTCTTCTCCCAATACCAATCTACCATCCACGTCATTCGGAACAACGACATCTCGGAGCCCAGTTCCATTTCCAACCCCGGTTTGCTGGAGGACCGCGAGAACCAGGTCAATTTCGTCATGGATCTCTTCCAGCAACGCGTCGAGCAGTCTCAGGTAACCGTTCGTTCCGTTTCGGTTTCTGAAGCTCTTAAcgatgatttcaattttgggGTTATTGAGGGGAATTGCGATTGCGATTGCGATGTGGGTATAGGTGGTTTGGACCTCGATTTaagtttagggttagggtcAGGCTTAGATTCTAGGCATTGTTTGGATGGTGATGGTATTGATGATCCTGACGAGGACGATTTCTTCGTGGGAAGGAGGGTTTCTGGGTCTGAATCTGGTGAGGCAACGTCTAATTTAAGTAGGGCTGAAGCTTTTGAGAATTGTGTGCGGCTCGTTGGGTTTGGGTCCGATTCAGATGAGGAGGATGAGAATGGGGTTATTGGGATTGATTTGAATTCTGTGGATGAGCATAGTGCGTATCATCTTCCGGATGACTGTGATGATGATACAAGCATCCCACTTTGTTGGGATTCGCTTCTTTTGGAAGACCACAGGGAAAATAACGAAGATTTCGAGTGGGAAGAAGTTGACAGTGGCGGTGAGGAGCGAGAGGTCTTCAGCATGTTTATTGATCCCGATCATACTGAATCAGGATCGGTCTCAGTTTCAGTTTCGACAATATTTGCTCCTGAAGAGGAAGTGAGTGTGGAGAGAATTGAACCTTTGGAGAGTTTAGAATGGGAAGTTCTGTTGAATGCCAATAATTGGGAGACAAACCCAGATGCTGAACCGTTCAATGGGGGAGATCATGATGATTATATCTACACTGCAGAGTATGATTTGTTGTTTGGGCAATTCTCTGAGAATGAGAATGCATCAACGGGCAGGCCTCCGGCTGCCAACGCTGTTGTTGAAAATCTTCCCTCAGTGGTTTTGACTCAGGAGGATGTGGACAACAGTAATGCACTTTGCGCTGTTTGTAAGGATGACATGAATATTGGGGAACAAGCAAAGCAGCTGCCTTGTGCACATAGGTACCATGGTGATTGCATTGTGCCATGGCTGCGCATCAGAAATACATGTCCTGTTTGTCGACATGAATTACCTACCGATGATGCTGCGTATGAGGGCAGAAGGACCCAAACTCATTCTGTCGAGGGCATAAGGACCCAAGCGCATCCTCTTGGCTTTGATTATgatgaggtttttttttgaaaGTCAGCGTTAGGTTTTTGAAAATGTAGATATCGCTGTGGCGAAGTGTTTACCTCTTTTATTTGGTTAAAAGATGGAGGATAAGATGATTCAGgatgctttgtttgttttgatgagAGTATAAGAATGTTTTATGGCTGGATTTTCATGTTAATTATTTCTGATCATTGTTAACATTTTTTATGGGAATTCCTCCCTTATGATGGTCAGGTCAAGCATATAATGTAATaatatgtttcattttttgtgtgcTCTTTCATCCTTGAGATTTTGGAGGCCTAAACTACCCATCTGGacatgttttttctttgatagGAAACGGAAAAAGTAATTCCATCAGtagaaaaagcaaaagcatATTTGCGTTGAACTCAGCCTGCATCTCACTCAAAAAGATaagaggagaaaaaaagaagaacaagttAGAAAGAACAACATCCattgaaatcaaattattgagtaaaattaaaatttgaatgaCTGTCTGCTACTAAATTATAGGGATTTTATCCGCTACATTCCTTGTATGTTTTCTCAGGGGACAATTTGGGAAAAATAAAGGAAGCATTAAAGCACAACAATTGGTGCTTGCTTGTGCAGACTGAGCATTTGTTAATGATAGTCAATATATTGGATTAAGTGTTCAaccacaaaatcaaataaaatttatgtttatgtAACCAATTTAGCAAAAGTAAGCTGATGATGCCCATCATTTGtaccttgttttttttcttttttctgccGGAAACGTTTGTTTGTGTCCTATTAATAACTTTCACGCATTTCTGCATCAAAACTCATGAAAGAAATATTTTACAAATTCCTTTGTCCTTAAACTAGGTTGCTTATTTTTGTACATAGAGATAGAGGCATAGCTTTGCATCCTTAAATGTCATGGAAAAGACATTTAATAACTTGGAATTCATTAAAGTAAATGTGTGAGCTTCTCAATCAAgagaatttatttgtatttatcaCCTAAATTAATCCCagaagcaaccaaaaaaagcTTAAGTAAGAGTTTAAGTcatattttcacttttgtatGAGTCATCCATACAACAACACAAACAAACCTTGTAAACCTTTCAGTTGAAAGATCAATCTGTCCATTTCATGAGATCACTTGTCTTCATGAACTAGCCTTTTCCTGCATTTATAGCAAATCCTAATTTCTCTGTTAAGCACATTCTTGGCGAGACGTTCCAAGGAAGTAATGTAAAATATGCAAATTAATGTGATCATCCACTCTAAATTCTTTCATAGTTCTGCACGCATCTCCTGAAATTAGCATCCCTCTCTTCAGGTCTTGCCTTGAGATGTTGATATGAATTCATgtaaagacaaaaagaaaagaaaaaagttaaacAACATTACAATATATGACAAGAAGCTAATGTGCTTGCGTCCTTGCATCAATTAATCTCCCTAGTTAGCTAGAGCCATATCTCATAAACAAAACCGCAGTTCCTTCCAgtcaaatttctcaaaactTGAATGTCAAGAAACGCGCGCGTGTGTGTATAGATAGTTGCTACAAGCTTATTATAAATTCAGTATGGTACTTGTTCTCTGAAACACTAAAACCCCTGGTGAAATTTCTGTCTCTCTTCCCCTCCTAGTCACCTGAAAGTTCTTCACCTTGATGGAGCCAAATGAATCAAAGGGACCCCACTACTTAACTAGTCATTCTACCCCAACTCAATCCCATCCAAACCCAGTTCACAATCTGGATTCCATATCACTTTGCCCCACTAGGTTCTTCGCCCTCTCTCACATCCATGATTTCTcaccaaacacctcctctCTTAGCAATGAAACTGCCTTTGATGAAGCAGGGGAGCAAAGCATTAACTATGAAAGGAGGCTCAAGAGAATGATATCCAACAGAGAGTCTGCAAGAAGGTCACGGATGCGCAAGAAGAAGCAGATTGAAGAGCTGCAGTATCAGGTGGATCAGCTCCATGCTACGAATCGCCAGCTCTCGGAGAAGCTCATCCAACTGTTAGAGGGCAACCAGCAGATCCTCCAGGAGAATGCTCAATTGAAAGAGAGAGTTTCTTCCCTCCAAATCCTCCTTGCCGATCTCATAACACCTCTGAGGAATGTGGGAGatgtcaccaccaccaccaccaatgGCAATCGACTTAGAGCCGAAGATTCCAGTACCCCATGATTACATCTCTGCTATGAAACATGGAGGAACTTCATTCCGCACAGGGTTTCACTAGTATTGATGCATAcaattttcccttttcttttccctttctttatATAGGTAAATACAGTCAAAGATACATGAGTTTAACTGGTGCAATACAAATCTCTCAGTTGAGTTGTGGTAAGGCCGTATGCATGTAATATTGTGCTTTTTAGTTGTTCTGCTAAGTCATTTTATGCTTCGGCGATGTTGAATGTCATTATGTTATTTGCCAACGATTTGCATCCCAACTATACGTTGCTCAATAAAATTAATACGGCAGGCAGGCATCTGATGCAAAGACATCAATTGGCATAAGAAACTCCTAATAGCTGAATTAGAGATTTCTAAAACGTTGGGTTCATGTAATTCAGTAATATGTTAGCACCCATCATCATTCAACACGTTTATTTGTGTACAAAATATGATATATGTAGGTCCTAGAAAATCGACAAAGACTATCATCAACTGTTCTTCTTTGCTAGGTGCTTCCCATTTGAGATGTTAGATGGGGTCTCGGCTATAGTAGTAGTTGAACAGCTGTTGCTCTGTTCTTCAAAACCCTGCACTGGGTCTGCATATGATCGGGTACAAGGCCACCTAGACAATGAGGAACTCAACATGATTAgattctgaaaaataaaaacatacgATATTTCAGGCAAAAAAACACATGCTTCAATAATTGTACCTGCTTGACTTAATAATCTCATCCTGGATTGTCATATCTTCATCAAAGATGTTGCCTGCAAGAATGaagcaattttaattttgaacaACTCTGACTTGCCTTCATcatcatttcaattcaataatAAAAAGCTGTGTTTTAAAATGTATTCCGCATcatagatttaaaaaaataaaaaatgctgCACACCTCCATACAGATTCTTCTTTGAGAAGTATTTTGCAGTCAACCAACGACTGTAGTCAGCTTCATAGTTCTTGAACTTTTCAATGTGGTTGGCACTGTGAAGATCACTAACACAAACAAAGGACATAGTTTATCGCCCACCCTCTGGTTCAAATTTGTAATATAACATACAAGAGAAGTTGAGATGGATTATAAGCATGAAAGATAAAATCCTGGAGCAGCAGAAAAACTTTCCACTAAGCTCGCAGCAAGAGAAAAACAGAATCCGAAGAAGGCACCAATAGGAGCAAACCAGTACTAATGATAACTGAATGTCTAGGGCAAGAGTGATCCAAAAGAAATTCTGTAATCTGACGATACATATTCTGTCAAAAATCTTATTACAAAGACTCACAATAAGATATTGTTAAAACAGCCCTAGCATCCCAGCTAGCCACTGGTTACAAAATAACCTGTTAATCCTAGCCCTTAAGATTACTTAATACTCACATGTCACATGATTTTAAATGACTAAGACCATAACTAGTAGATCAACAAGGCATCAGTAAGCCTTTTGGGCGCTCCTGCATCACAGACAGACCTAATTTGCGTAATGAAAACTCATCACCAACCATGACCAATTTCATGCattcacaacaacaaaagcacCATGTAATGGGAATGTGAGCTATTAGATGTAATTCACATATACTCCGCATTTTctcaagaaaaaggaagagaggTAAATGATGTCATCTACATCAGCTAACTACACAGAGAGGTCTCTGGCATAGACCCAGACAAAGTTTACAACAAAAGCATAACTGATTCTAGAAGGAAGGGCATAGGTCAAAGACTTTCCAAATAAACTTCTAATAAAGAGAAACTTTTTACCTTTGATAGTTTTAAGATGTTATGAATTATATACAATCCTCTACTTATTACCATTGGGGGAGTAAGACAAGGTGTCTGACCTCTCCAACTGCAGCAAAACAAAACTGCATAAGCTGAGAGACCAAGGCTGCTGACAATATCAGTCAGTCGGAATGAAACCAGTTGCCTTGAGTAGGGTGAACCCATTCGGCATGTGTCTGCTTTGGAGGTCAGAGGATACTATTACTGGGGTGTGATTATGTAAACCAAGGAACCTCTTCAGTCTTATTTAAGAGGAGTATCATATCATAGTACTTTCTTTCCATGAAGTGGTTAATTATGTTGACTAAGACTTCAGATGGCTAAACGTCCACCACCATGGACTGCTACATTACTGAAGTTGCAATTAGGCTGACTTACATCCATCTAGAAAACTTTGTTCTGGTATATATGGTAAATAAAGATTACCATTTCTGTTTGTGTGAGTGCAGATACAAAGGAGAGAGGAAGACTTAGAAGTGTAAGTGTAAGGCCCGGAAATTCAAATGCCAAATATGGAAAGCAGTAACtcatgaaaatcaaataaacatATTCAGGAAAGCTCTAAAACATGTGAGCATACTGAAGGGCAGAAGATGAGACATTTTGAGAAGAGTTTCACacaactgaattttttttaaaaaaaaaaaatgaaacaactTGAATTACTGTGTCCATGTACAAGTAACTAAATTCAATCAGAGAATGTATGTCAAAATGATGCAAACATGGTTTTCTGAAGAAGAATCCACATAAGATAGTTCCATCTCTCATAAATATTTAGGTCACAATTATCTGTAACTAAAACATGGTTTATATTCTCTCTGCAGAGTTTACGCTGGTCCTTTACTATCTATTCAATTTTTGGGAAGTTTATTCTAgctcaatttcaaaattcaggACTCTGcaaaaattggaaaaggaATGAAATTTAATGAATCCAACTGCTTTAATTAATTCcctctttatttgtttttcctgGAAAACCAACTCATAGACACTTCGCCAAAAAAGTATGTCAAGAAATGCTTTCCTTTCGATTTTATTGCTACGTGTCTATCAAAAACCAAACTTACGAGGAGGCCAAAGCAATAAAATACACACATCGGTAAGCAAAATCTCATCTTGCTCATTAAAGTTTTAGTTATTGGGAAAATTATATTCCAAATACTATAGAGAGAATAAAGAACAAGGGAAAATACTCATAATATGCGAATTAATGGCATGGTAATTGCAAATACATTTCTCAAAACAATGAACATAACAGGTAGGGGAATTACtcgcaaaaagaaaagaaaggaaagaagacTCACTCAAAATATGCAGAAATATCAGGCTTTTTCTCGTCGACATTGAGAACCCCATTGTTAACCCCAGCATCAACCTtgcacatatttataaaaaaaattgatgaaatgaaagaaCCCATAAGAAATCAATATTACACCGACCATGCAACATgcgcatacatatataaatatatatgtgtgcgtgtgtgtacACATCTATatatgtagagagagagagagtgatagAACCTGTGGATTTGGAGGAGAGTGAGAGATGGGTTCAGTGGCGGAGTTGTCGGAGCTGGAAGCAGAAGACGGTGAGGCTGGAGGAGACGACGGAGACGGCACACTCGCCATTCCACAATTTTGCTGCAAACAACTAACAACCTGTAAACCACTCTCCAGACTCCAGAGCAAGTGAAAAATCGAGGCTTCAAAAGTTTGCTGCTTGCTTCCATCTGTGCAgtctttttttagtttttatttcaGCGAGGGATGGTTATTGTGGACCCGAGGTCAGGTAGGGTCCACCGACAACAAATAATCTAATCCTATACATTTGGAAATTTATAATTGTATCTCtttctttcaagaaatttgTACGATTTTGTTAGTGGCGTGAAGccaaatgtaaaaaaaatctttcaaaaaaatatcaaaaataaaaagggttCGGATTCATTAGGTTTTGTCCTCTCCAAAATATGCTTTGAAGGGGAAGtcaaaattgataaattttGTAACAATGGGAGTTAAGAGATTGAAATGCAATTACAGATCTAATAAATAATGTTTCAAGCAATTATTGTTGAAATGAGTTTTGACCCCTCAACTTTGACTTCCACTAATGAATAATGTGATtattattacaaataaaaatcattttgGTTATCACTTACATTACATGATGTACAAATGAATGAAAGTATTTGTCTGCAGCTCTGAAAACTTgcttggttttttatttatttaccaatAATCTCCACAAGAACAAAGGCCATGCTTGAAATGATGGAAGCGCTTATTGTCTCTCACAACTATTTCTCTTTCAACAACCTTGGATATCAACTTAGCAGCATTGTGACAATCTACACAAATGCGCAGGTTTTTGCAGATTCTCAATGTTGCACCTTTACTCATCTTCAACAATCCAAATGAAATGGCAAGCTTCTCACTGTGCCTCCTCAATATTTCaatcttctcctcctcctcttccagTTCATGAAGCACAGAGCCTGTGTTGGGTCTATATCCAAATTTACTTATCTTTTCCTCTAATCTGCTCCACATCTTCTTAATCTCTCCTGACTCTGGCAGGGAAGTGTCGCCAGCAACAAAGCTATAAACTTGCCCTCCAACTTCAATCCAACTGTGCCCGGCGTCTTTCTGAAGGCCCATCTCCTTCATCCTTCGCCGCACCCGTCTCACATCATCCCATTTCCCTGATGCAGCATATAAGTTTGACAGTAGCACATAACTCTCTGCCTTTTCAGGCTCTAATTCTATTAACTTATCGGAAATTTTCTGCCCCATATCCAAGTTATTGTGAACCCTACAGGAACTAAGCAATGAGCTCCACATTCTGGAATCCGGCTCCTCAGGCATCTCATGTATGAGGTTTAAAGCTTCCTCCAATTGGCCAGCCCGACCAAGCATGTCCACCACACATGCGTAATGCTCTAATTTTGGATCAATTCCATACAAGCTCTGCATCTGGTTGAAATATTTTAGCCCCTCCTTAACCAACCCAGCATGGCTACATGCAGTTAGAACTCCAATAAACGTAAAGCCATCAGGCTTCTGCCCCGAACTTACCATTTCTCCAAATAGCTCTAAAGCCTTGCTTCCATGTCCATGAACTCCATATCCTGCAATTATAGCATTCCATGATGGCACATCTTTTTTAACTAACCAATCAAAGACCCTATGAGATTCTTCTATGCAGCCACTTTTTGCATACATATCTATGAGAGAACAACCAACAAACAGGTCTTCTGTGAGGCAAGCTTTCAAAGCAAAACAATGTAATTCTTTTCCCAATCGCAAAGAAGACAGTTGAGAGCATGCCTCAAACACGCTCATTGTAGCAATTTCACAAGGTAGGGTTTCATTAGACAGCATTTGGCGAAAGAGATCGAGGGCTTCATCAGGAAGTCCACTTTGAGTGTAACCCGTGATCATTGCATTCCAAGACACTCTACTTTTAGCTTCCATCCTATCAAATAATACTCTTGCGGATGATAATTTACCACACTGGATGTAAAACGATAGTAATGAAATACCAATGAATGAGTCCGTTTCTAACCCATCACGTAGCACAAATCCATGAATCTGTCTGCCATGTTGAAGAAGTTTCAGGTGGGCACAAGCTAAAAGGAGGCTCCCAATGCTAAACCAGTCAGGATCCAAGCCTGAATATTTCATTTGAAGGTACAAATCTAAAGCCTTTTTTGGATCTCCATTTTGGGCATAGCCACCAATAACTGCGTTCCAGGAGCTCACTGTCTTCATCTCTATGCCATGAAAGACCTGCTCAGCCGAAGTAAGTGATCCACATTTTGCGTAAGCTGCAACAAAAGCATTGGCGACCAGTTCATCGTATAGAAACCCATGTCTGAATGAGTAACCATGAAGTTTTTTCAAGCTCAAAAGTTTTGACTCCTCTAAACAAGCTGGTAACACATTCAGTACGGTAACCTCATTGACCTTCACTTTCTCCTCTTCCGTCTGCATTTTTCGGAAAAGATCAAATGT encodes the following:
- the LOC117628836 gene encoding uncharacterized protein LOC117628836; this encodes MSMAEVAFLHLHDPDDEPHQTLTLDPLPNWAHHDFDLYSSDLEFPPSDRSLRAHILTVHEDEDEDEDCDDLFSQYQSTIHVIRNNDISEPSSISNPGLLEDRENQVNFVMDLFQQRVEQSQVTVRSVSVSEALNDDFNFGVIEGNCDCDCDVGIGGLDLDLSLGLGSGLDSRHCLDGDGIDDPDEDDFFVGRRVSGSESGEATSNLSRAEAFENCVRLVGFGSDSDEEDENGVIGIDLNSVDEHSAYHLPDDCDDDTSIPLCWDSLLLEDHRENNEDFEWEEVDSGGEEREVFSMFIDPDHTESGSVSVSVSTIFAPEEEVSVERIEPLESLEWEVLLNANNWETNPDAEPFNGGDHDDYIYTAEYDLLFGQFSENENASTGRPPAANAVVENLPSVVLTQEDVDNSNALCAVCKDDMNIGEQAKQLPCAHRYHGDCIVPWLRIRNTCPVCRHELPTDDAAYEGRRTQTHSVEGIRTQAHPLGFDYDEVFF
- the LOC117627935 gene encoding basic leucine zipper 43; this translates as MEPNESKGPHYLTSHSTPTQSHPNPVHNLDSISLCPTRFFALSHIHDFSPNTSSLSNETAFDEAGEQSINYERRLKRMISNRESARRSRMRKKKQIEELQYQVDQLHATNRQLSEKLIQLLEGNQQILQENAQLKERVSSLQILLADLITPLRNVGDVTTTTTNGNRLRAEDSSTP
- the LOC117627936 gene encoding uncharacterized protein LOC117627936 isoform X1, yielding MASVPSPSSPPASPSSASSSDNSATEPISHSPPNPQVDAGVNNGVLNVDEKKPDISAYFDDLHSANHIEKFKNYEADYSRWLTAKYFSKKNLYGGNIFDEDMTIQDEIIKSSRWPCTRSYADPVQGFEEQSNSCSTTTIAETPSNISNGKHLAKKNS
- the LOC117627936 gene encoding uncharacterized protein LOC117627936 isoform X2, producing MASVPSPSSPPASPSSASSSDNSATEPISHSPPNPQVDAGVNNGVLNVDEKKPDISAYFDANHIEKFKNYEADYSRWLTAKYFSKKNLYGGNIFDEDMTIQDEIIKSSRWPCTRSYADPVQGFEEQSNSCSTTTIAETPSNISNGKHLAKKNS
- the LOC117629412 gene encoding pentatricopeptide repeat-containing protein At1g18485 — encoded protein: MMAFVAPPLSCHPLPTPNTKHSFHSIFTPKPKASLSFCATQTHQREPLTSPHNSLSQPNLLQEINNLCDSGNLSEALTLLQADSRNAISSLQQKKDAMGALLQACGRHKDVETGRKVHDLVSASTQFSNDFVLNTRIITMYSVCGSPSDSRLVFDGLQRKNLFQWNALVSGYARNELYGDAIDVFIELISVTVFKPDNFTFPCLIKACGGLLDVGLGQVIHGMAVKMGLMFDVFVGNALIAMYGKCGSIEDAVRVFDLMPERNLVSWNSMICGYSENGFSQQCYSLLRKILEGEESLVPDVATLVTILPLCAGKGEVNMGLVIHGVAVKLGLNQELMVTNALMDMYSKCGYLAEAQVLFDKNDKKNVVSWNSIIGGYSREGDVWGTFDLFRKMQTEEEKVKVNEVTVLNVLPACLEESKLLSLKKLHGYSFRHGFLYDELVANAFVAAYAKCGSLTSAEQVFHGIEMKTVSSWNAVIGGYAQNGDPKKALDLYLQMKYSGLDPDWFSIGSLLLACAHLKLLQHGRQIHGFVLRDGLETDSFIGISLLSFYIQCGKLSSARVLFDRMEAKSRVSWNAMITGYTQSGLPDEALDLFRQMLSNETLPCEIATMSVFEACSQLSSLRLGKELHCFALKACLTEDLFVGCSLIDMYAKSGCIEESHRVFDWLVKKDVPSWNAIIAGYGVHGHGSKALELFGEMVSSGQKPDGFTFIGVLTACSHAGLVKEGLKYFNQMQSLYGIDPKLEHYACVVDMLGRAGQLEEALNLIHEMPEEPDSRMWSSLLSSCRVHNNLDMGQKISDKLIELEPEKAESYVLLSNLYAASGKWDDVRRVRRRMKEMGLQKDAGHSWIEVGGQVYSFVAGDTSLPESGEIKKMWSRLEEKISKFGYRPNTGSVLHELEEEEEKIEILRRHSEKLAISFGLLKMSKGATLRICKNLRICVDCHNAAKLISKVVEREIVVRDNKRFHHFKHGLCSCGDYW